Part of the Labilibaculum antarcticum genome, TTGTTGGGAAATGTACCGATCACGTGGAGGAAATTATTACTTTGCAATTAAATTTAGATGAATTAAACGATTTCAGGCGGAAATTTCCACTTCACCTTGATGCAGATTCATTTCAAATAAGCTGAATTATATTTAAATAATGATCTGAGCAGTAGGACTTTGTTTCGTTACAATAATAATGTGCTTTTAGGTACTTGTAAAACTAAACTTATAGTTATATATTTAAGACAAGAAACCATCCTAAAATAAGATCAATGAAAGAATTAACTCGAGCAGAAGAACAAGTGATGCAAATCCTCTGGGGGCTTGAAAATGCATTTGTGAAAGAGATTATAGAGAAAATCCCCGAACCAAAACCTGCTTACAATACAATATCCACAATTACTCGAATTCTTGAGAAGAAAGGCTTTGTCAGCCATATTGCTTACGGTAAAAGTCATCAGTATTTTCCATTAGTGGGAAAAAAAGAATACACTCGTAAATTTATGAAAGGTTTTGTTCGTAATTATT contains:
- a CDS encoding BlaI/MecI/CopY family transcriptional regulator, translated to MKELTRAEEQVMQILWGLENAFVKEIIEKIPEPKPAYNTISTITRILEKKGFVSHIAYGKSHQYFPLVGKKEYTRKFMKGFVRNYFSNSYRDMVSFFAKEEQVSLSELEEVKRMVEEQIKKQSK